A window of the Polypterus senegalus isolate Bchr_013 chromosome 4, ASM1683550v1, whole genome shotgun sequence genome harbors these coding sequences:
- the LOC120528061 gene encoding E3 SUMO-protein ligase ZBED1-like, which yields MASTVDPQFKMRYTAEDNKTTIQSRLKAEMLTLAMMVPPQETAQETSEEDAEAGCAPKKKMTLGSYFKTAEQALPPNNQKSSVACELESYLQSSYLDSEGDPLKWWKEHEKIYPRLSKVAKKYLCIPATSCPSQRAFSSGGNVVTCLRSSLKPDQVDRLVFLARNL from the exons ATGGCATCTACGGTGGATCCACAATTTAAGATGAGATACACGGCTGaggacaacaaaacaacaattcaaTCCAGACTCAAAGCTGAGATGCTGACTTTGGCAATGATG GTGCCACCCCAAGAAACAGCACAAGAGACCAGCGAGGAGGATGCTGAAGCTGGATGTGCCCCAAAGAAAAAGATGACTTTAGGAAGCTACTTTAAAACTGCTGAACAAGCCTTGCCACCTAACAACCAGAAATCCAGTGTAGCCTGTGAGCTGGAATCTTACTTGCAGTCAAGCTACCTGGATAGTGAGGGGGACCCATTAAAATGGTGGAAAGAACATGAAAAGATCTACCCAAGGCTTTCAAAAGTGGCAAAAAAATACTTGTGCATACCAGCCACAAGCTGTCCTTCTCAGAGGGCTTTTAGTTCCGGTGGAAATGTAGTTACTTGCTTGCGGTCTTCCCTAAAGCCCGATCAAGTTGACAGGCTTGTGTTCTTAGCCAGAAATCTGTAA